In one window of Nakamurella sp. PAMC28650 DNA:
- a CDS encoding helix-turn-helix transcriptional regulator — MTTSELDRRVGSRVRQALAARAISQAVLGASLHRSQGWISRRLRGDPGFTLAELSSIAMVLDVELDFFTGRLADVSVNVGEEAS; from the coding sequence ATGACGACTTCAGAACTTGATCGTCGGGTGGGCAGCCGCGTCCGTCAGGCTCTTGCCGCCCGTGCGATCAGCCAGGCAGTGCTCGGTGCATCTCTTCACCGATCCCAGGGCTGGATCAGCCGGCGACTCCGAGGGGACCCGGGGTTCACCCTGGCCGAACTCTCCTCCATCGCAATGGTTCTCGACGTGGAGCTCGACTTCTTCACCGGTCGACTGGCCGATGTGAGCGTGAACGTGGGGGAGGAGGCGTCGTGA
- a CDS encoding LacI family DNA-binding transcriptional regulator produces MTTMADVARRAGVSVSTVSHVVNETRRINPDTRDRVLAAIAETGFTINTLARALATPNMATATIGLAMSAVSNFYFADMVAGIDAAVRAAGNTLLLADTHEDPAEELAIVRSLHQRRVDGILLAPVTGRDGAALQYLRDLRIPSVLVDRCAAADFDQIGVENVRSTTQLTAHLAQHGHRRIGLVSGVLGVQTTTERIEGYRRALRRYKIRFDHHLVVPGNSNAIEAEQAVNQLLSLPDPPTALVVANNHMTIGAMRALKTRRLRVPDDVALVTFDDFDWADVFAPHLTAIAQPIGDIADRAVCMLLERIAGSTEPPRTERPPGIWRQRESCGCPAIIAPAGPGPSVSGAGAIG; encoded by the coding sequence ATGACGACCATGGCCGACGTGGCCCGCCGGGCCGGCGTGTCCGTTTCCACCGTTTCGCACGTCGTGAACGAGACCCGCCGGATCAATCCGGACACCCGGGACCGCGTACTCGCCGCGATCGCCGAGACAGGATTCACCATCAACACCCTGGCCAGGGCGCTGGCCACCCCGAACATGGCCACCGCCACCATCGGCCTTGCCATGTCCGCGGTGTCGAATTTCTATTTCGCCGACATGGTGGCCGGGATCGACGCAGCGGTCCGGGCCGCGGGCAACACCCTGCTGCTGGCCGACACCCACGAGGACCCGGCAGAGGAACTGGCCATCGTCCGCTCGTTGCACCAACGTCGGGTGGACGGCATCCTGCTCGCGCCGGTGACGGGAAGGGACGGAGCTGCGCTGCAGTACCTCCGCGATCTGCGCATCCCGTCCGTGCTGGTGGACCGTTGTGCTGCAGCGGATTTCGATCAGATCGGGGTCGAGAATGTCAGGTCCACCACCCAACTGACCGCACATCTGGCCCAGCACGGGCACCGGCGGATCGGGCTGGTGTCCGGGGTTCTCGGCGTGCAGACCACCACCGAGCGGATCGAGGGCTACCGCCGTGCGCTCCGCCGGTACAAGATCCGCTTCGACCACCACCTGGTCGTTCCAGGCAATTCCAATGCCATCGAGGCCGAACAGGCGGTGAACCAACTGCTCTCGCTCCCCGACCCGCCGACAGCGCTGGTGGTGGCCAACAACCACATGACGATCGGCGCCATGCGAGCCCTGAAGACCAGGCGGCTACGGGTGCCCGACGACGTGGCGCTGGTGACCTTCGACGATTTCGACTGGGCCGACGTGTTCGCCCCCCATCTGACCGCCATCGCCCAGCCGATCGGCGACATCGCCGACCGGGCGGTCTGCATGCTGCTCGAGCGGATCGCGGGCAGCACAGAGCCACCGCGCACCGAACGTCCACCGGGTATCTGGCGGCAGCGGGAATCCTGCGGTTGCCCGGCCATCATCGCACCCGCCGGCCCTGGCCCGTCAGTCAGCGGAGCAGGCGCGATTGGATGA
- the hisC gene encoding histidinol-phosphate transaminase: MTVHIRPALDSLPAYAPGRTVPGAIKLASNELSFPTLPAISAAIMEALTGDTNGINRYPDNSAQQLVAALAEHVGVDKSHVIAGCGSVALCQQLVQATCSEGDQVMFGWRSFEAYPIVTQIAGAISQKIPVTSAHTLDLPAMAAAVTPATRLIYICTPNNPTGTVVHRQELTEFLDAVPENVLVVIDEAYGEFDTDPESPDGVQEATHRANVLSLRTLSKAYGLAGLRVGYAVGDPAVITALGKVAIPFAVNTLAQKAALAALAARDELKPRWQQVISERIRVTAALREFGFETPTSQANFVWLPLRERSAEFAAHTEANKVIVRPFQDATGGVRISIGSPAENDAFLEAAKSFAL; this comes from the coding sequence ATGACGGTCCACATCCGGCCGGCGCTTGATTCTCTGCCCGCCTACGCACCGGGCCGCACGGTGCCGGGCGCCATCAAGCTCGCCTCGAACGAACTGTCGTTCCCCACGCTGCCGGCCATCTCGGCGGCGATCATGGAGGCCCTCACCGGAGATACGAACGGCATCAACCGCTACCCGGACAACAGTGCGCAGCAGTTGGTCGCCGCGCTCGCCGAACACGTCGGGGTCGACAAGAGCCACGTGATCGCTGGTTGCGGTTCGGTTGCGCTGTGCCAGCAACTGGTGCAGGCCACGTGCTCGGAAGGTGACCAGGTGATGTTCGGCTGGCGTTCCTTCGAGGCCTACCCGATCGTCACGCAGATCGCCGGCGCCATCTCCCAGAAGATTCCGGTGACGTCCGCCCACACGTTGGATCTCCCGGCGATGGCCGCCGCGGTCACCCCGGCCACCCGGCTGATCTACATCTGCACCCCGAACAATCCGACCGGCACCGTCGTGCACCGTCAGGAACTGACCGAATTCCTCGATGCGGTCCCGGAGAACGTTCTGGTCGTCATCGACGAGGCCTACGGCGAATTCGACACCGACCCGGAATCGCCGGACGGCGTCCAGGAGGCGACCCACCGCGCGAATGTGCTGTCCCTGCGCACCCTGTCGAAGGCCTACGGGTTGGCCGGCCTGCGCGTCGGATACGCCGTCGGTGATCCCGCGGTGATCACCGCCCTGGGCAAGGTGGCCATCCCGTTCGCCGTCAACACCCTCGCCCAGAAAGCTGCCCTGGCCGCTCTTGCCGCCCGGGACGAACTGAAACCGCGCTGGCAGCAGGTCATCTCCGAACGCATCCGGGTCACCGCCGCGTTGCGCGAGTTCGGTTTCGAAACCCCGACGTCCCAGGCCAACTTCGTCTGGTTGCCGCTACGGGAGCGGTCGGCGGAATTCGCCGCGCACACCGAGGCGAACAAGGTGATCGTCCGGCCGTTCCAGGACGCCACCGGCGGCGTCCGAATCAGCATCGGCTCGCCGGCCGAGAACGATGCCTTCCTCGAGGCGGCGAAGTCCTTCGCGCTCTGA
- a CDS encoding IS5 family transposase (programmed frameshift), with protein MQNRHDLSDEQWARLEPLLPDRTPIRGGRWVDHRRVVDGVLWRTRSGSAWRDLPECYGNWKTVYNRHRRWSGDGTWQRVLSMLRADCDHGDVGEWALGVDATVIRAHHHAAGARHEPPKDIPAAVLASVVLEAPSRPSKTQGALSNYKNSADRPPPVVDREGLGRSRGGVTTKIHMAADSKCRPVGRVISAGQRHDALAFTAVLADIRIVRGRDGRPRTRPDRVLADKAYSSGRIRKSLRRRGIKATIPEPVNQINGRLSKGSRGGRPPKFDKEIYKDRNTVERTFNRLRGYRAVATRYDKREFVYRGTVDVASIGIWLRHLTENDPRDTP; from the exons GTGCAGAATCGTCATGATTTGTCGGATGAGCAGTGGGCCCGGTTGGAGCCTTTGCTACCGGATCGGACCCCGATTCGGGGTGGTCGGTGGGTCGATCACCGCAGGGTCGTCGACGGGGTGCTGTGGCGGACCAGGTCCGGTTCGGCGTGGCGGGATCTCCCGGAGTGTTACGGCAATTGGAAGACGGTGTACAACCGGCATCGTCGCTGGTCAGGGGACGGTACCTGGCAGCGGGTGCTGTCGATGCTGCGGGCGGACTGCGATCACGGCGATGTCGGTGAGTGGGCGTTGGGGGTGGATGCGACGGTGATCCGGGCGCATCACCACGCGGCAGGTGCCCGGCACGAACCGCCGAAGGACATCCCCGCCGCCGTCCTTGCCAGCGTCGTGTTGGAGGCTCCG TCAAGGCCCTCAAAGACACAGGGGGCACTATCGAACTACAAGAATTCTGCGGATCGGCCGCCGCCGGTCGTTGATCGGGAGGGTTTGGGGCGTAGCCGCGGCGGGGTGACGACGAAGATCCACATGGCGGCTGATTCGAAGTGTCGGCCGGTGGGGCGGGTCATCTCGGCTGGTCAGCGGCATGACGCGTTGGCGTTCACCGCGGTGCTGGCCGATATTCGGATCGTGCGCGGCCGTGATGGGCGGCCTAGGACCCGACCGGATCGGGTGTTGGCGGACAAGGCGTATTCCAGCGGCAGAATCCGTAAGTCGTTGCGGCGTAGGGGTATCAAGGCGACCATCCCGGAGCCGGTGAACCAGATCAACGGTCGCCTGTCCAAGGGTTCCCGTGGTGGTCGGCCACCCAAATTCGACAAGGAAATCTACAAGGACCGCAACACCGTGGAGCGGACGTTCAACCGGCTACGCGGCTACCGCGCGGTCGCCACCCGGTATGACAAACGGGAGTTCGTCTACCGAGGCACCGTCGACGTCGCCAGCATCGGAATCTGGCTCAGGCATCTAACGGAGAACGATCCACGGGACACGCCCTAG
- a CDS encoding helix-turn-helix domain-containing protein — MSLPAILWAMYEAPVKTNPTEKCVLMVLAEHADTSGANAFPSWERIAKIVGVSTRTIGSTLSSLHAKGVIRRGDQRIAEAAVRGRGKSRAYAPTVWDLVMDGSHAAATQAHLPPVVAEDREAIMSRRGQRANVQVNRPAGSAGPKSQGSTSVDSADVPAGEETCKSCMSASACFETCDLASPRHEVCRRSGVKPASDKPSTSTKNWNPPPPATASASGRSSISSAAPDLSDLNLVKTGIAEGVDPDVEGLVAAVRASLPAGLARQAIGRALERRCLALATAGWSADQVAAAVRDRCWDVAGVGAVVAWLEDLRNERPAATFARRSSSTAGARGPGLVDEYWRDLTSAAASDSPARGEAVRFAAVAAANSRGRRLSTHANARNFPD, encoded by the coding sequence ATGAGCCTTCCTGCCATCTTGTGGGCGATGTACGAAGCGCCGGTCAAGACGAACCCCACCGAGAAGTGCGTCCTCATGGTCCTTGCCGAGCATGCCGACACCTCCGGCGCGAACGCGTTCCCATCGTGGGAACGGATCGCCAAGATCGTCGGCGTCTCGACCAGGACGATCGGCTCCACTCTGTCTTCTCTCCACGCGAAGGGCGTCATTCGACGCGGCGATCAGCGCATCGCGGAGGCCGCGGTGCGCGGTCGCGGGAAGAGCCGCGCGTACGCGCCAACGGTATGGGACCTGGTGATGGACGGCAGCCACGCCGCCGCCACCCAGGCCCACCTGCCGCCGGTCGTCGCTGAGGACCGAGAGGCCATCATGTCCCGTCGAGGGCAACGCGCAAACGTGCAGGTCAACAGACCTGCAGGATCTGCAGGCCCGAAGTCCCAGGGCTCGACATCGGTAGATTCGGCCGACGTACCCGCAGGTGAAGAGACATGCAAATCTTGCATGTCTGCGAGCGCGTGCTTCGAGACGTGCGATCTGGCGTCGCCCCGGCATGAAGTTTGCCGCCGTTCAGGGGTGAAGCCAGCTTCAGACAAACCAAGTACTTCAACCAAGAACTGGAACCCACCACCCCCGGCCACAGCTTCCGCTTCGGGCCGGTCGAGCATCTCCTCAGCAGCTCCAGACCTTTCGGATTTGAATCTCGTCAAGACCGGCATCGCTGAAGGTGTCGACCCGGATGTCGAGGGGTTGGTCGCCGCAGTCCGCGCCTCTCTGCCGGCGGGGCTCGCTCGTCAGGCGATCGGACGTGCGCTTGAGCGCAGATGCCTAGCCCTCGCGACCGCTGGTTGGAGCGCCGATCAAGTGGCCGCCGCCGTCCGAGATCGTTGTTGGGATGTTGCCGGTGTAGGTGCTGTCGTGGCCTGGCTCGAAGACCTACGGAACGAACGTCCTGCAGCAACCTTCGCACGGCGGAGCTCATCGACTGCTGGAGCCCGAGGGCCGGGCCTCGTTGACGAGTACTGGCGAGATCTCACCTCCGCGGCCGCGTCAGATTCACCAGCGCGAGGCGAGGCCGTGCGATTTGCCGCCGTGGCTGCCGCAAACTCCCGCGGACGCCGACTTTCAACTCATGCCAATGCCCGAAATTTTCCGGATTGA
- a CDS encoding ATP-binding cassette domain-containing protein, giving the protein MSTPAPATTSDGLVTITPSDTSGPARGPAGVQPILAARGVVKRYGKVTAVRESDFDLFPGEVLAVVGDNGAGKSSIIKAMTGAVVPDSGHIYLDGKEVHFASPNEARKRGIETVYQTLAVAPALDIATNLFLGREIRKEGFLGMMRFLDRKAMRIEAKSQLESLGIATVQDITVPIENLSGGQRQAVAVARAAMFGTKLVILDEPTAALGVKETASVLDLIKRISARGLPVILISHDMPAIFEVADRIHVHRLGRRVGVVDPKEITMSDAVAFITGALDIPGEGEHPHFVAHGERS; this is encoded by the coding sequence ATGAGCACACCCGCCCCGGCGACGACGTCGGACGGCCTGGTCACCATCACGCCGTCCGACACCTCCGGCCCGGCAAGAGGTCCGGCCGGGGTGCAACCGATCCTGGCCGCCCGCGGAGTGGTCAAACGGTACGGGAAGGTCACGGCCGTCAGGGAATCGGACTTCGACCTGTTCCCCGGCGAGGTGCTGGCCGTGGTCGGCGACAACGGGGCGGGCAAGTCCAGCATCATCAAAGCGATGACCGGAGCGGTCGTCCCGGACTCGGGTCACATCTACCTCGACGGCAAGGAGGTCCATTTCGCCAGCCCCAACGAGGCGCGCAAGCGCGGCATCGAGACGGTCTACCAGACCCTGGCGGTGGCGCCGGCGCTGGACATCGCGACGAACCTGTTCCTGGGGCGCGAGATCCGCAAGGAGGGGTTCCTGGGGATGATGCGGTTCCTGGATCGCAAGGCCATGCGGATCGAGGCCAAGTCGCAGCTGGAATCCCTGGGCATCGCCACCGTCCAGGACATCACGGTCCCGATCGAGAACCTCTCGGGCGGGCAGCGGCAGGCCGTCGCCGTCGCCCGGGCCGCGATGTTCGGCACCAAACTGGTGATCCTGGACGAGCCGACCGCGGCCCTCGGCGTCAAGGAAACCGCCAGCGTGCTGGATCTGATCAAGCGGATCAGCGCCCGCGGGCTTCCGGTCATCCTGATCAGCCACGACATGCCGGCCATCTTCGAGGTCGCCGACCGCATCCACGTGCACCGCCTGGGCCGGCGGGTCGGTGTGGTGGACCCGAAGGAGATCACCATGTCCGACGCGGTCGCCTTCATCACCGGCGCACTGGACATCCCGGGCGAAGGCGAACACCCGCACTTCGTCGCGCACGGGGAACGGTCGTGA
- a CDS encoding ABC transporter permease, with protein MTSIAPPKARGTDRAKEIFARSPALGPTAALIVALVFFSIATSTFLNLDNFSTIVGQTVVVSTLALGQTLVILTAGIDLANGAIMVFATVMMAKLSMQMASSAAILVGILVAGGVAAISGLLVTRLRLPPFIVTLGMLAVVTAVSALYSGGTTTDVSADSTLTLLGKQITIGSLNISYGTVLAAILFLVMWLALGKTGWGRHVYAVGNDAEASRLNGINVKGVLLSVYIVAGIVYGLAAWMALGRSPSADPNAFQTGNLDSITAVVIGGTSLFGGRGGMVGTIIGALIVSVLRNGLTAMQIDSNYQNLATGVLVILAVAFDQLTRRRSS; from the coding sequence ATGACCAGCATTGCCCCCCCGAAGGCCCGCGGTACGGATCGGGCGAAGGAAATCTTCGCCCGATCCCCAGCCCTGGGACCGACGGCCGCATTGATCGTCGCGTTGGTTTTCTTCTCGATCGCGACCAGCACCTTCCTGAACCTGGACAACTTCAGCACCATCGTCGGCCAGACGGTGGTGGTCAGCACGCTGGCGCTCGGCCAGACCCTGGTGATCCTGACCGCCGGGATCGACCTGGCCAACGGTGCGATCATGGTGTTCGCCACCGTCATGATGGCGAAGCTGTCCATGCAGATGGCTTCCTCCGCAGCGATTCTCGTCGGGATCCTGGTGGCGGGTGGGGTCGCGGCGATCTCCGGCCTGTTGGTCACCAGGCTCCGGCTGCCACCGTTCATCGTGACGCTGGGCATGCTCGCGGTGGTCACCGCGGTGTCGGCCCTGTACAGCGGCGGCACCACCACGGACGTCAGCGCCGACAGCACCCTGACGCTGCTGGGCAAGCAGATCACCATCGGCTCGCTGAACATCAGCTACGGCACGGTGCTGGCGGCCATCCTGTTCCTGGTCATGTGGCTGGCACTGGGCAAGACCGGTTGGGGACGGCACGTCTACGCCGTCGGCAATGACGCCGAGGCCTCACGGCTCAACGGCATCAACGTCAAGGGCGTGCTGCTGTCCGTCTACATCGTGGCCGGCATCGTCTACGGCCTGGCCGCCTGGATGGCGTTGGGGCGCAGTCCCTCTGCCGATCCGAACGCATTCCAGACCGGCAACCTCGATTCGATCACCGCTGTCGTGATCGGCGGTACGTCCCTGTTCGGCGGGCGAGGCGGCATGGTGGGCACCATCATCGGCGCCCTGATCGTGTCCGTGCTGCGCAACGGCCTGACCGCCATGCAGATCGACTCCAACTACCAGAACCTGGCGACCGGCGTGCTGGTCATCCTGGCGGTTGCGTTCGACCAGCTGACCCGTAGGAGGAGCTCATGA
- a CDS encoding helix-turn-helix domain-containing protein yields the protein MTVPLTDRVSLREAVAAELRSELARNRISASKVAFAIGKDQPWISRRLTGQVAFDLDDLDAITQVMGISPSELMAAAHETAKKPRRRIPDREVDLECAWRDSNPQPSDP from the coding sequence ATGACGGTCCCACTCACAGACAGAGTCTCTCTCCGAGAGGCGGTCGCCGCGGAGCTGCGTTCGGAATTGGCCCGCAACCGGATCAGCGCATCGAAGGTCGCGTTTGCGATTGGCAAGGACCAGCCTTGGATCAGCCGGCGGTTGACCGGTCAGGTGGCGTTCGACCTGGACGATCTGGATGCCATCACCCAGGTGATGGGGATCAGTCCCAGCGAGTTGATGGCTGCCGCCCACGAGACGGCGAAGAAGCCGCGGCGTCGGATCCCTGATCGGGAGGTGGATCTGGAGTGCGCCTGGAGGGATTCGAACCCCCAACCTTCTGATCCGTAG
- a CDS encoding nitroreductase family deazaflavin-dependent oxidoreductase, translating into MPVDGEYAPSPEKWVRDQVEAYEESDGKAGANLRGMPVVLLTTLGAKSGLVRKVPLMRVEHEGKYAAVASLGGAPKNPVWYYNLKAHPDLDLRDGEQTFAMTAREVTGAEYDQWWERAVAAYPDYADYKRKTDRVIPLFVLEPTS; encoded by the coding sequence ATGCCAGTAGATGGAGAATATGCACCCAGCCCAGAGAAGTGGGTCCGCGATCAGGTGGAGGCCTACGAGGAGTCCGACGGCAAGGCCGGAGCCAACCTGCGGGGCATGCCGGTCGTACTCCTGACGACCCTCGGGGCCAAGAGCGGACTGGTCCGCAAGGTGCCGCTGATGCGGGTCGAGCACGAGGGCAAGTACGCAGCGGTGGCCTCGCTCGGCGGGGCGCCGAAGAACCCCGTCTGGTACTACAACCTCAAGGCCCACCCCGATCTCGACCTGCGTGACGGCGAGCAGACGTTCGCGATGACGGCCCGGGAGGTCACCGGGGCCGAGTACGACCAGTGGTGGGAGCGCGCCGTGGCGGCCTACCCCGACTATGCCGACTACAAGCGCAAGACAGACCGCGTGATCCCGCTGTTCGTCCTCGAGCCGACTTCCTGA
- a CDS encoding IS1380 family transposase: MPNPTGFYPPLTVDTTAKRVVSHAGAVLLVTTAGKVGLDRALSAALAPWRKQWAVLDPGKILLDLAVSVAIGGDCLADISVVRSEPAVFGRVASDPTVSRLIDALAATPQAALAAINQARAAVRQRVWKMAGKDAPDFGIDRDRPLIIDLDATLITSHSEKELAAPTYKKGFGFHPLGSWVDHGPDGTGEPLSMMLRPGRAGSNTAADHIAVTKDALRQLPFNRRGGRIGRRVLVRADSGGGTHEYLKWLAGQGLSYSVGFGLTQDIVDKINLIPDQGWTPAYDGDGKVRDGAWVTELTGLLDLSTWPAGMRVIVRAERPHPGAQLRFTDSGGNRLTAFVTNTTGGQLADLELRHRHRARCEDRIRNAKDTGLRNLPLTAFAQNQIWVAVVQLATELTAWLQMLALTGTGARRWEPKRLRLQLFSVAATIARRSRRVWLHLSGHATHRHLFTTALDRLTQLPAPT; encoded by the coding sequence ATGCCGAACCCTACCGGTTTCTACCCGCCGTTGACAGTGGACACGACCGCGAAGCGGGTGGTGTCCCACGCCGGTGCTGTGCTGCTGGTCACCACCGCCGGGAAGGTCGGGTTGGACCGGGCTTTGTCTGCGGCGTTGGCGCCGTGGCGCAAGCAGTGGGCGGTGCTGGATCCGGGGAAGATCCTGCTGGACCTGGCGGTCAGCGTCGCCATCGGCGGGGACTGCCTGGCCGACATCTCGGTGGTGCGGTCTGAGCCGGCGGTGTTCGGGCGGGTCGCCTCCGACCCAACAGTGTCCCGGCTGATCGACGCGTTGGCCGCGACCCCGCAGGCCGCTTTGGCGGCGATCAACCAGGCCAGAGCAGCAGTCCGACAGCGGGTGTGGAAGATGGCCGGGAAGGACGCCCCCGACTTCGGAATCGACCGGGACCGGCCGTTGATCATCGACCTGGACGCCACGTTGATCACCTCCCATTCGGAGAAGGAACTGGCGGCGCCGACCTACAAGAAGGGCTTCGGGTTCCACCCGCTCGGGTCGTGGGTGGATCACGGCCCCGACGGCACCGGTGAGCCACTGTCGATGATGCTGCGCCCCGGAAGGGCCGGATCCAACACCGCCGCCGACCACATCGCGGTCACCAAGGATGCGTTGCGGCAGTTGCCCTTCAACCGCCGTGGCGGCCGCATCGGGCGCAGGGTGCTGGTCCGCGCCGACAGCGGCGGCGGCACCCACGAATACCTGAAGTGGCTGGCCGGGCAGGGCCTGTCGTATTCGGTGGGGTTCGGGCTGACGCAGGACATCGTCGACAAGATCAACCTGATCCCCGACCAAGGGTGGACCCCGGCCTACGACGGCGATGGGAAGGTCCGCGACGGGGCGTGGGTCACCGAACTCACCGGCCTGCTGGACCTGTCAACGTGGCCGGCAGGGATGCGGGTGATCGTCCGGGCCGAACGTCCGCACCCCGGGGCGCAGCTGCGGTTCACCGACTCAGGCGGCAACCGGCTGACCGCGTTCGTCACCAACACCACCGGCGGGCAACTCGCGGACCTGGAGTTGCGGCACCGCCACCGGGCCCGCTGCGAAGACCGGATCCGCAACGCGAAAGACACCGGCCTGCGGAACCTGCCCTTGACTGCGTTCGCGCAAAATCAGATCTGGGTCGCCGTCGTCCAGCTCGCTACGGAGCTGACCGCGTGGCTGCAGATGCTGGCGTTGACCGGCACCGGGGCCCGCCGTTGGGAACCGAAACGGCTGCGGTTGCAGCTGTTCTCCGTGGCGGCGACCATCGCCCGGCGGAGCCGCCGGGTCTGGTTGCACCTGTCCGGTCACGCAACCCACCGGCACCTGTTCACCACCGCCCTGGACCGGCTGACCCAGCTGCCGGCGCCGACCTGA
- a CDS encoding substrate-binding domain-containing protein, producing MSLSACTKNSTASPATSSGSSAAAAGSAAAPSSAAAAGSAPVSAAGGSAGTIKIGLVTKTDSNPYFVKLRESAKALAATQGAQVIALAGKFDGDNEGQVTAIENLIQQGVKGIMITPSNSAGILNAIKEAEAKGILVIALDSETTPVTAVPATYATDNLQAGVLLGKYVKAKMGATAPKIITMDLDPSASVGIQRHNGFLEGMGLPDGTPPQVIGSALTAGDQTKAQSAMENLLQAHPDVNVVYSINEPAGRGAYQALSEKNLQSKVIVGSIDGSCSGVQYVKDGKFVATVMQFPKIMAEDGVKAIVDFAKTGTKPTGVINTGATLITDKPLAGIDSKDSTWGLANCWG from the coding sequence ATGTCGTTGTCGGCCTGTACGAAGAACAGCACCGCTTCGCCGGCCACCAGCTCCGGTTCCTCTGCTGCTGCAGCGGGTTCCGCGGCCGCACCGAGTTCCGCGGCCGCCGCCGGTTCCGCTCCCGTCAGTGCGGCCGGCGGCTCGGCCGGCACCATCAAGATCGGGCTGGTCACCAAGACCGACTCCAACCCCTACTTCGTGAAGCTGCGGGAATCGGCCAAGGCGCTCGCCGCCACCCAGGGCGCGCAGGTCATCGCGCTGGCCGGAAAGTTCGACGGTGACAACGAGGGACAGGTGACCGCCATCGAGAACCTGATCCAGCAGGGCGTGAAGGGCATCATGATCACCCCCAGCAACTCGGCGGGCATCCTGAATGCGATCAAGGAGGCCGAGGCCAAGGGCATCCTGGTCATCGCGCTCGATTCCGAGACGACACCGGTGACCGCGGTCCCGGCCACCTACGCCACGGACAACCTGCAGGCCGGTGTGCTGCTGGGCAAGTACGTCAAGGCCAAGATGGGCGCCACCGCCCCGAAGATCATCACGATGGATCTGGACCCGAGCGCGAGCGTCGGCATCCAGCGGCACAACGGATTCCTCGAGGGCATGGGGTTGCCCGACGGCACGCCGCCCCAGGTGATCGGCAGCGCGCTGACCGCCGGTGACCAGACCAAGGCCCAGTCCGCGATGGAGAACCTGCTGCAGGCGCACCCCGACGTCAACGTCGTCTACTCGATCAACGAGCCGGCCGGGCGCGGTGCCTACCAGGCGCTCAGCGAGAAGAACCTGCAGAGCAAGGTCATCGTCGGCTCCATCGACGGCAGCTGCTCGGGTGTGCAGTACGTCAAGGACGGCAAGTTCGTCGCGACCGTGATGCAGTTCCCGAAGATCATGGCCGAGGACGGCGTCAAGGCGATCGTCGACTTCGCCAAGACCGGCACCAAGCCGACCGGCGTGATCAACACCGGCGCCACCCTGATCACCGACAAGCCCCTCGCGGGCATCGATTCCAAGGATTCGACCTGGGGCCTGGCCAACTGCTGGGGATGA